Proteins encoded in a region of the Peromyscus leucopus breed LL Stock chromosome 15, UCI_PerLeu_2.1, whole genome shotgun sequence genome:
- the Lrrn2 gene encoding leucine-rich repeat neuronal protein 2, producing the protein MRLLVAALLLSWVAGTTAAVPVVPWRVPCPPQCACQIRPWYTPRSSYREATTVDCNDLFLTAVPPGIPAGTQTLLLQSNSISRIDQTELAYLANLTELDLSQNSFSDARDCDFQALPQLLSLHLEENQLSRLEDHSFAGLTSLQELYLNHNQLCRIAPRAFEGLSNLLRLHLNSNLLRTIDSRWFEMLPNLEILMIGGNRVDAILDMNFRPLANLRSLVLAGMSLREISDYALEGLQSLESLSFYDNQLARVPKRALEQVPGLKFLDLNKNPLQRVGPGDFANMLHLKELGLNNMEELVSIDKFALVNLPELTKLDITNNPRLSFIHPRAFHHLPQMETLMLNNNALSALHQQTVESLPNLQEVGLHGNPIRCDCVIRWANATGTRVRFIEPQSTLCAEPPDLQRRPVREVPFREMTDHCLPLISPRSFPSSLQVASGESVVLHCRALAEPEPEIYWVTPAGVRLAPAHAGRRYRVFPEGTLELRRVSAAEAGLYTCVAQNLVGADTKTVSVVVGHAPFQPGRDQGPGLELRVQETHPYHILLFWVPPPNIVSTNLTWSSASSLRDREATASARLPQGTHRYNVTRLLPGTEYWACLQVAFADAHTQLACVWARTKEASRCHRALGDQPGLIAILALAVLLLAAGLAAHLGRGRQPKQGVGEKPLFPAWAFWGWSTPSVRVMSAPLVLPWNPGRNPPRCSNGETASPPVSPHS; encoded by the coding sequence ATGAGGCTCCTTGTGGCTGCCCTCTTGCTATCTTGGGTGGCTGGTACCACTGCCGCGGTACCTGTGGTACCCTGGCGTGTGCCCTGTCCTCCTCAGTGTGCCTGCCAGATCCGGCCCTGGTACACGCCCCGATCCTCCTACCGCGAGGCCACCACTGTGGACTGCAATGACCTCTTCCTGACGGCAGTGCCCCCAGGGATCCCTGCGGGCACACAAACCCTGCTGCTACAGAGCAACAGCATCAGCCGAATAGACCAGACTGAGCTTGCCTACTTGGCCAACCTCACAGAGCTGGATCTATCCCAGAACAGCTTCTCGGATGCCCGAGACTGTGACTTTCAGgccctgcctcagctgctgagccTCCACCTAGAAGAGAACCAGCTAAGCCGGCTGGAGGATCACAGCTTTGCCGGGCTGACCAGCCTGCAGGAGCTCTATCTCAACCATAACCAGCTGTGTCGTATTGCCCCCAGGGCCTTCGAAGGCCTCAGCAACCTGCTCCGGCTGCACCTCAACTCTAACCTGCTCAGGACCATTGACAGCCGCTGGTTCGAGATGCTGCCCAACTTGGAAATCCTCATGATCGGTGGTAACAGGGTGGATGCCATCTTGGACATGAACTTCCGGCCCCTGGCCAACCTGCGCAGCCTGGTGCTGGCTGGCATGAGCTTGCGGGAGATCTCCGACTATGCTCTGGAAGGACTGCAAAGCCTGGAGAGTCTCTCTTTCTATGACAATCAGCTGGCCCGGGTGCCCAAGCGGGCATTGGAGCAGGTGCCCGGGCTCAAGTTCCTAGACCTGAACAAAAACCCACTGCAGCGGGTAGGGCCGGGAGACTTCGCTAATATGCTGCACCTCAAGGAGCTAGGACTGAACAACATGGAGGAGCTGGTCTCCATTGACAAGTTCGCCCTGGTCAACCTCCCCGAGCTGACCAAGCTGGACATCACCAACAACCCACGGCTCTCTTTCATCCACCCCCGCGCCTTCCACCACCTGCCCCAGATGGAGACCCTCATGCTCAACAACAATGCTCTCAGTGCCTTGCACCAGCAGACAGTGGAGTCTCTGCCCAACCTGCAGGAGGTGGGGCTCCACGGCAACCCCATCCGCTGCGACTGCGTCATCCGCTGGGCCAACGCCACGGGCACCCGCGTCCGTTTCATCGAGCCACAGTCCACCCTGTGTGCTGAGCCTCCAGACCTCCAGCGCCGCCCGGTCCGGGAGGTGCCGTTCCGGGAGATGACAGACCACTGCCTGCCCCTCATCTCTCCCCGAAGCTTCCCCTCCAGCCTGCAGGTGGCCAGCGGAGAGAGCGTAGTACTTCACTGTCGGGCACTGGCTGAACCAGAGCCTGAAATCTACTGGGTCACTCCCGCTGGAGTCCGACTGGCGCCTGCTCACGCAGGCAGGAGGTACCGGGTGTTCCCTGAGGGGACCCTGGAGTTGCGGAGGGTGTCGGCAGCAGAGGCGGGGTTATATACCTGTGTGGCCCAGAACCTGGTCGGGGCCGACACTAAGACAGTCAGTGTTGTGGTTGGCCACGCTCCCTTCCAGCCAGGCAGGGACCAGGGACCAGGCCTGGAGCTCCGTGTGCAGGAGACACACCCATATCACATCCTGCTGTTTTGGGTGCCCCCACCCAACATAGTCTCCACCAACCTCACCTGGTCTAGCGCCTCCTCCCTCCGGGACCGTGAAGCCACCGCCTCGGCTCGACTGCCGCAGGGCACCCACCGCTACAACGTGACCCGCCTCCTTCCGGGCACAGAGTACTGGGCCTGCCTGCAAGTGGCCTTTGCTGATGCCCACACCCAGTTGGCTTGTGTTTGGGCCAGGACTAAAGAGGCCTCTCGTTGCCACAGAGCCCTgggggaccagcctgggctcatAGCCATCCTGGCTCTTGCTGTCCTCCTGCTAGCAGCTGGGCTTGCAGCCCACCTTGGCAGAGGCCGGCAGCCCAAGCAGGGGGTGGGTGAGAAGCCTCTCTTTCCAGCCTGGGCTTTTTGGGGCTGGAGCACCCCCTCTGTCCGAGTCATGTCTGCACCCCTTGTCCTGCCCTGGAATCCGGGGAGGAACCCGCCCAGATGCTCAAATGGGGAGACAGCGTCGCCACCGGTGTCTCCACATTCCTGA